One stretch of Punica granatum isolate Tunisia-2019 chromosome 5, ASM765513v2, whole genome shotgun sequence DNA includes these proteins:
- the LOC116207832 gene encoding carotene epsilon-monooxygenase, chloroplastic yields the protein MLLSLSPASSLLPAALRRPGAYPPAVSRHSLAIKSALNKDSPTPKADNGSPPSAASKPSSWVSPDWLTSLTRSVTLSGADDSGIPIASAKLEDVSDLLGGALFLPLFKWMNEYGPVYRLAAGPRNFVVVSDPAVAKHVLRNYGKYAKGLVSEVSEFLFGSGFAIAEGQLWTVRRRAVVPSLHKRYLSVMVDRVFSKCAERLVEKVQTAAISGTPVNMEETFSQLTLDVIGLSVFNCSFDSLTADSPVIDAVYTALKEAELRSTDLLPYWKINFLCKIIPRQVKAEKAVGVIRKTVEELIAKCKEIVETEGERIDKEEYVNESDPSILRFLLASREEVSSVQLRDDLLSMLVAGHETTGSVLTWTLYLLSKDESSLKKAQEEVDRVLQGRLPSNEDVKHLKFLTCCINESLRLYPHPPVLIRRATVPDVLPGDYKVDAGQDIMISVYNIHHSSKVWERAEEFVPERFDREGPLPNETNTDFRFIPFSGGPRKCVGDQFAMLEAIVALAVFLQRMNFELVPDQNIGMTTGATIHTTNGLYMKLSQRLTEYAFASSSSR from the exons ATGCTCCTCTCGCTATCTCCAGCTTCCTCTCTCCTCCCCGCCGCTCTGCGCCGCCCCGGGGCCTACCCTCCCGCCGTTTCCCGCCACTCTCTCGCCATAAAATCCGCCCTAAACAAGGACTCCCCCACCCCGAAGGCCGACAACGGCTCTCCCCCCTCCGCAGCTTCCAAGCCCAGCTCATGGGTCAGCCCCGACTGGCTCACCTCCCTCACCCGCTCCGTGACCCTGAGCGGCGCCGACGACTCCGGCATCCCGATCGCCAGCGCCAAGCTCGAGGACGTATCCGACCTCCTCGGGGGCGCCCTTTTCCTGCCGCTGTTCAAGTGGATGAACGAGTACGGGCCCGTCTACAGGCTCGCCGCTGGGCCCAGAAACTTTGTGGTGGTCAGCGACCCGGCCGTCGCCAAGCACGTGCTCAGGAACTACGGGAAGTACGCCAAGGGGCTCGTGTCCGAGGTTTCCGAGTTCCTCTTCGGTTCAGGCTTCGCCATTGCTGAGGGCCAACTGTGGACG GTGAGGCGGAGAGCGGTAGTTCCATCTCTTCACAAGAGGTACTTGTCGGTGATGGTCGATCGGGTGTTCTCCAAATGTGCAGAGAGATTGGTAGAAAAGGTCCAAACCGCTGCTATAAGCGGAACTCCAGTTAACATGGAAGAGACATTCTCCCAATTGACACTTGATGTTATCGGTCTATCGGTGTTCAACTGCAGTTTCGATTCGCTTACTGCTGATAGCCCTGTCATTGATGCAGTTTATACTGCTCTGAAAGAGGCCGAATTACGCTCCACGGATTTGTTACCCTACTGGAAG ATAAATTTTCTGTGTAAGATAATCCCGAGGCAAGTAAAAGCTGAAAAGGCGGTTGGAGTGATTAGGAAAACTGTGGAAGAGCTCATTGCAAAATGCAAAGAGATCGTAGAGACTGAGGGTGAAAGAATTGATAAAGAGGAATATGTCAATGAGTCTGACCCAAGCATCCTCCGCTTCTTGCTTGCCAGCAGAGAAGAG GTGTCGAGTGTACAATTGCGGGATGATCTCTTATCCATGTTGGTTGCTGGTCACGAGACCACTGGTTCGGTTCTAACTTGGACTTTATATCTTTTAAGTAAG GATGAATCGTCTCTAAAGAAAGCCCAAGAAGAGGTGGATAGAGTTCTACAAGGGAGGCTTCCTTCCAATGAGGATGTGAAACATTTGAAGTTCTTGACGTGTTGTATAAACGAGTCACTACGACTATACCCTCATCCTCCT GTTTTGATAAGACGAGCAACAGTTCCTGATGTGCTTCCTGGAGATTACAAGGTTGATGCTGGCCAAGATATAATGATTTCCGTATATAACATCCACCATTCTTCGAAG GTCTGGGAGAGAGCTGAAGAATTTGTGCCAGAAAGATTCGACCGAGAAGGACCGCTGCCTAATGAAACCAATACAGACTTCAG GTTTATTCCATTCAGTGGAGGTCCACGGAAATGTGTCGGAGACCAGTTTGCTATGCTCGAAGCAATAGTTGCTCTCGCAGTTTTCTTACAAAGAATGAATTTCGAGCTTGTTCCTGATCAGAATATTGGAATGACAACTGGGGCTACAATACACACAACAAAT GGTTTGTACATGAAACTTAGCCAGAGGCTAACCGAGTATGCAtttgcatcatcttcttctagGTGA